TGATCTTGAGTGTTTTGCCTGGTCAAGCGTGCTGGGCAAGCCTGTTCCGCTCGCCGACACCTCTTCTCCGCAGTAGTCGGAAAGAGGTTGGTGGGGTTCTCCGGGGTGGCCGAGGAAGCGGCCAGCCGTTGCGGCGCGAGTAGCCGCGCCCGGTGGGCGGCCCGGTGAGCGACAGCGCCGTGGCGGGCCGAGGGGTGGGGCCGGGCCGGGTGCCCCAGCGATGTCGCTCCGGGGTCGGATGTTGGAGAAACCCGAGGTCAGATGGTGTTTCCCTCTTCCAGATCGTGATGCTGAGGGGTTATAGTTGTCTTGTTGGTTCGGCGGTGGCAGTCGGCCAACACCGAAAACACGACCCATTGCTGGGAGATCACGCATGCCCAACACCATGAAGCACACCGCTCGCCAGTCCCCCACCCGCACCCTGGCGACTCTGATCCGCGCTATGGACGACCAACGGGCCGTCACCATCACCTACATCAGCAGCGACGGTGAGGAGTCGGTGCGCACCATCGAGATCCATGACATTCGCACCACCCGGGCAGGCCGGATCATCATTCGGGCGATGTGCCGCATGCGCGGTGAGATGCGCACGTTCCACCCCGCACAGATCGTCACCTACACGGTCCACCGAATGGGCTTCGCGATGGACGCTCCGGCGGACGAGACCCCCTCCACGCACATGGCCAAGACCCCTCGGCGGCTGATCTCCCTGGAACTCGACCGCGACTACCCGGACCCCGTGACCCTGGCCGCGTAAGCGGCACGGGCCCCGAAAGAGGCCCCTCAGGCAGCCAGCCAGAGCCTCAAGGACGACACTTCAACACCAGGGAAGGTCATGCCGAACAAAAACGATCGCCGCAACCTCTCCGCCGTTCCCGCCCCGGCCCCCGAGCCTGAGCAGGAGATGCCCTACACCGAAGCGGAGATGGAAGACGCCATGGGCACCTGCTGGCCCGCATGATGCCCCTGACGCGCCGCACGGGACGGAAGATCGAAGAGATCATCGAGTCCGAGATCTTTGGACTCCTCGCGCTGGCCTACATCGCCGCGCTCCGCAAGAACCCTCCGGCCGGAGAAATCGACGCGCTCGCCTTCTCCTACTACGTCCGCATGCTCGCCAGTGCCCCCGAGGGCTTCGACGACGTCACGGACCTGATCGTCCTCGACAGCATCCAATGGTGCGCCCCCGCGCTCGACGCCGAGGCGCAAACCCGCGCGCTGCGCGCCGTCCAGGACTGACCCGCTTCCCGGGGCGCGTACGCCCCTGTGCGTCCCGTTCCGGCGATCGCTGCGCCCCGAGGACCGGGACACGCGGGGCAACCCCATAGACGATCGTGATCT
This region of Streptomyces antimycoticus genomic DNA includes:
- a CDS encoding WYL domain-containing protein, giving the protein MPNTMKHTARQSPTRTLATLIRAMDDQRAVTITYISSDGEESVRTIEIHDIRTTRAGRIIIRAMCRMRGEMRTFHPAQIVTYTVHRMGFAMDAPADETPSTHMAKTPRRLISLELDRDYPDPVTLAA